A single Phoenix dactylifera cultivar Barhee BC4 chromosome 1, palm_55x_up_171113_PBpolish2nd_filt_p, whole genome shotgun sequence DNA region contains:
- the LOC103722416 gene encoding uncharacterized protein LOC103722416, with amino-acid sequence MYATRLLSVFKNSPDAGLQPPPEGPNSGYLVLQDEGPEIAEPTCCWGLCKDTRVRDLPFPQNRILTIEYTQSNGETTSTYTEVVIFVPVMDQPLSSNRYYVILVKGKHKGKALTCSKEEDKTTCCFCRCVKDVKPKPFDHRNIYQQMEIVGKKGSFTAKSVASDGYPPWLLRRKYWKVYASKPNNYSLSEASGRNKSVHARPPELHFPISAMNSPKMAVGKWYIPFVFVKENGSFEEQMKLSMFYEMTLEQYWEEAYTCENSYGERKVVEVNSGVRPEIVLLNGKEAKQDVERGVDGVLWFKPLDSMEEGIGLSSAIWERMRWEENRGGWVAGEEKVERVEEYGGVNGWRKFSCYVLVERFALKRMDGSLPLIFDFRHTNKISTKWE; translated from the exons ATGTATGCCACAAGGCTACTTTCGGTCTTCAAGAACTCCCCCGATGCCGGCCTCCAACCGCCACCCGAAGGTCCGAACTCAGGCTATCTTGTTCTCCAGGATGAAGGGCCGGAAATAGCTGAGCCAACATGCTGCTGGGGCTTGTGCAAAGATACACGAGTCCGGGATCTCCCGTTCCCCCAGAACAGGATCCTCACCATCGAATACACACAGTCAAATGGAGAGACCACAAGCACTTACACAGAAGTAGTTATCTTCGTCCCGGTTATGGATCAACCACTCTCATCAAATCGCTACTACGTCATCCTTGTTAAAGGAAAGCATAAGGG GAAGGCGTTAACATGCTCAAAAGAGGAGGACAAGACAACATGCTGCTTCTGCCGATGTGTAAAGGATGTGAAACCGAAGCCTTTTGATCATAGGAACATCTACCAACAAATGGAGATCGTGGGCAAGAAAGGTTCCTTCACTGCCAAGTCCGTAGCTTCTGATGGGTACCCTCCCTGGTTGCTGAGAAGAAAGTATTGGAAGGTCTATGCTTCGAAGCCTAATAATTATAGCTTAAGCGAGGCTTCTGGAAGGAACAAATCCGTGCATGCACGCCCGCCCGAATTGCACTTCCCAATATCTGCCATGAATTCTCCTAAGATGGCTGTCGGGAAATGGTACATTCCTTTTGTGTTTGTGAAGGAAAACGGGAGCTTCGAAGAACAAATGAAGCTTTCTATGTTTTACGAGATGACTCTAGAGCAATACTGGGAAGAGGCATACACATGCGAGAATTCGTACGGCGAAAGGAAGGTTGTGGAAGTGAATTCTGGTGTTCGGCCGGAAATTGTTTTGTTGAATGGTAAGGAAGCCAAGCAAGATGTTGAACGGGGTGTTGATGGAGTGCTGTGGTTTAAGCCTCTCGACTCCATGGAAGAAGGGATAGGGTTGAGTTCGGCGATATGGGAGAGGATGAGATGGGAGGAGAATAGGGGAGGATGGGTTGCTGGTGAAGAGAAGGTAGAGAGGGTGGAGGAATATGGAGGGGTGAATGGGTGGAGGAAGTTTAGCTGTTATGTGTTGGTGGAGAGATTTGCTTTGAAGAGGATGGATGGGAGCTTGCCCTTAATCTTTGATTTCAGACACACCAACAAAATTAGtaccaagtgggagtga